One window of Candidatus Dadabacteria bacterium genomic DNA carries:
- a CDS encoding toxin-antitoxin system HicB family antitoxin, protein MRKKVKDLDYYMNLRYEARIQKSEAGYFAEIPDLPGCMTFCDEFDQLEEMIEDAKKAWFEMSIEDNVEIPEPKEDKDFSGRFLLRLPKSLHRKLSNQAERDGVSLNQHILNLLSEESSALETVIKIKTAITDAAESEKVKQSFSSETFRMTVPLSPAPLRDAFGCKLDMTESFPDFMDVKAGSDTNKATADYRRTIQLFDAAEFSHHESDWEETFPLQFGSQETLQIFSSLTKVATPGIRAKAKSEDSGSERKRTPDLFLSYMQDRFLYILQDR, encoded by the coding sequence ATGCGGAAGAAGGTCAAAGACTTGGATTACTACATGAACCTGAGGTATGAGGCAAGGATACAGAAAAGCGAAGCGGGCTATTTTGCGGAAATACCAGATCTGCCGGGTTGCATGACTTTCTGTGATGAGTTCGACCAGCTTGAAGAGATGATCGAGGACGCTAAGAAGGCATGGTTTGAAATGAGCATTGAAGACAATGTGGAAATCCCCGAACCCAAGGAAGACAAGGACTTCAGCGGAAGATTTCTTCTCAGGCTGCCCAAAAGTCTTCATAGAAAACTCTCGAATCAGGCGGAGAGGGATGGAGTAAGTTTAAACCAGCACATTCTGAATCTGCTTTCGGAGGAATCTTCTGCCCTGGAAACCGTGATCAAGATAAAAACCGCAATTACGGACGCGGCCGAATCCGAAAAAGTTAAACAATCTTTTTCTTCCGAGACTTTTAGAATGACAGTCCCGCTGTCTCCCGCACCTTTACGGGACGCTTTCGGTTGCAAACTTGATATGACGGAGTCTTTCCCGGATTTTATGGATGTGAAGGCAGGTTCTGACACGAATAAAGCGACAGCGGATTATCGTCGGACGATTCAGCTTTTTGACGCTGCTGAATTTTCACACCATGAGTCGGATTGGGAAGAAACTTTCCCCCTTCAATTCGGAAGCCAAGAGACACTTCAAATCTTTTCATCATTAACAAAGGTTGCAACTCCCGGCATCCGTGCGAAAGCGAAATCAGAAGACAGCGGTTCCGAACGAAAGCGAACACCCGATCTTTTTCTGTCTTATATGCAAGACAGATTTTTATACATCCTTCAGGACAGATGA